From one Eptesicus fuscus isolate TK198812 chromosome 21, DD_ASM_mEF_20220401, whole genome shotgun sequence genomic stretch:
- the PSMC4 gene encoding 26S proteasome regulatory subunit 6B, whose product MEEIGILVEKAQDEIPALSVTRPQTGLSFLGPEPEDLEDLYSRYKKLQQELEFLEVQEEYIKDEQKNLKKEFLHAQEEVKRIQSIPLVIGQFLEAVDQNTAIVGSTTGSNYYVRILSTIDRELLKPNASVALHKHSNALVDVLPPEADSSIMMLTSDQKPDVMYADIGGMDIQKQEVREAVELPLTHFELYKQIGIDPPRGVLMYGPPGCGKTMLAKAVAHHTTAAFIRVVGSEFVQKYLGEGPRMVRDVFRLAKENAPAIIFIDEIDAIATKRFDAQTGADREVQRILLELLNQMDGFDQNVNVKVIMATNRADTLDPALLRPGRLDRKIEFPLPDRRQKRLIFSTITSKMNLSEEVDLEDYVARPDKISGADINSICQESGMLAVRENRYIVLAKDFEKAYKTVIKKDEQEHEFYK is encoded by the exons ATGGAGGAGATCGGCATCCTGGTGGAGAAAGCTCAG GATGAGATCCCAGCACTGTCAGTGACCCGGCCCCAGACTGGCCTGTCCTTCCTGGGGCCTGAGCCTGAGGACCTGGAGGACCTGTACAGCCGCTACAAG AAGCTGCAACAAGAGCTGGAGTTCCTGGAAGTGCAGGAGGAGTACATCAAGGACGAGCAAAAGAACCTGAAGAAGGAATTCCTCCATGCCCAGGAGGAGGTGAAGCGAATCCAGAGCATCCCACTGGTTATCGGGCAGTTtctggaggctgtggatcagaacACAGCCATCGTGGGCTCCACCACAG GCTCCAATTACTATGTGCGCATCCTGAGCACCATCGATCGGGAGCTGCTCAAGCCCAACGCCTCGGTGGCCCTCCACAAGCACAGCAACGCCCTGGTGGATGTGCTGCCCCCCGAAGCGGACAGCAGTATCATGATGCTCACTTCAG ACCAGAAGCCAGACGTGATGTATGCAGACATCGGGGGCATGGACATCCAGAAGCAGGAGGTGCGGGAGGCTGTGGAGCTCCCGCTTACACACTTTGAGCTCTACAAGCAG ATCGGTATCGATCCTCCCCGAGGCGTCCTTATGTACGGCCCACCCGGCTGCGGGAAGACCATGTTGGCAAAGGCCGTGGCTCATCATACCACTG CTGCATTTATCCGGGTCGTGGGCTCGGAGTTTGTACAGAAGTACCTGGGTGAGGGCCCCCGCATGGTCCGGGATGTGTTCCGCCTGGCCAAGGAGAATGCACCCGCCATCATCTTCATAGATGAGATCGATGCCATCGCCACCAAAAGATTTGATGCCCAGACAGGGG CTGACAGGGAGGTTCAGAGAATCCTGCTGGAGCTGCTAAATCAAATGGATGGATTCGACCAGAACGTCAATGTCAAG GTAATCATGGCAACGAACAGAGCAGACACCCTGGATCCTGCCCTGCTGCGGCCAGGACGCCTTGACCGTAAAATCGAATTCCCCCTCCCTGACCGCCGCCAGAAGAGATTGATTTTCTCCACTATCACCAGCAAGATGAATCTCTCTGAGGAGGTTGACTTGGAAGATT ATGTGGCCAGGCCAGATAAGATTTCAGGAGCAGATATCAATTCTATCTGTCAGGAG AGTGGAATGCTAGCTGTCCGAGAGAACCGTTACATTGTTCTGGCGAAGGACTTCGAGAAAGCATACAAGACAGTCATCAAGAAAGATGAGCAGGAGCATGAGTTTTACAAGTGA